Proteins from a genomic interval of Gossypium hirsutum isolate 1008001.06 chromosome A09, Gossypium_hirsutum_v2.1, whole genome shotgun sequence:
- the LOC107935118 gene encoding WRKY transcription factor 23 produces MRFSDENSTAAAESSGGDGGGDKWDSLGFMELLGIHQDFFESFIQQPALILSPPLLQLDTEQKPQAGLQLQPYSTVSDFSECLSNPPATPNSSSISSLSNEAANINEQSTNAGDDEEQDKTKKRLKHKGKNQKKQKEPRFAFITKTEIDHLDDGYRWRKYGQKAVKNSPYPRSYYRCTSSGCGVKKRVERSFDDTTIIITTYEGKHTHPCPVPPRGSGFDNIGLTPSFMVHHQYQDQQQQEVEQPYMYASLSPLNPCFSPNGSSSASLIRDHGLLQDIVLPIKMRNEANEQV; encoded by the exons ATGAGATTTTCCGATGAGAATTCGACGGCAGCTGCCGAAAGTAGTGGTGGTGATGGTGGAGGAGATAAGTGGGATTCGTTAGGCTTCATGGAGTTGCTCGGTATTCATCAAGATTTCTTCGAATCCTTTATACAGCAGCCTGCTTTGATCCTTTCACCACCATTACTACAACTAGACACTGAACAGAAGCCTCAAGCTGGTCTCCAATTGCAGCCGTATTCCACCGTGTCGGATTTTTCAGAGTGTTTAAGCAACCCGCCGGCAACGCCGAACTCGTCTTCCATCTCGTCTTTATCGAATGAAGCTGCGAATATTAATGAACAAAGTACTAACGCCGGTGATGATGAAGAACAAGACAAGACAAAGAAACG GTTAAAACACAAAGGGAAGAACCAAAAAAAGCAAAAGGAACCCAGATTTGCATTCATCACAAAGACTGAAATTGATCACTTAGATGATGGTTATAGATGGAGAAAATATGGCCAAAAAGCTGTCAAAAACAGCCCTTATCCAAG AAGCTATTATCGTTGCACTAGTAGCGGATGTGGTGTGAAGAAACGAGTCGAGAGATCGTTCGATGATACGACGATCATTATCACCACTTACGAAGGCAAACACACCCATCCGTGTCCGGTGCCGCCTCGAGGAAGCGGTTTCGATAATATCGGTTTGACCCCATCATTTATGGTCCATCATCAGTACCAGGATCAGCAACAACAAGAAGTAGAACAACCCTATATGTATGCTTCATTGTCTCCATTGAATCCATGTTTTAGCCCTAATGGTTCTTCTTCAGCTTCATTAATTAGAGACCATGGGCTTCTTCAAGATATTGTGCTTCCAATTAAGATGAGGAACGAGGCTAATGAACAAGTGTAG